cggaagtgaagtactagttcagccgaaggtccctcctcctaaatcgaacccttACAATTTGTATATTCATTGGGACAAGTCCAGATGTGCAGCACCTGCTAAGCTAGTGATAAATACATCCACGTAGAGGCTAGAACCCCGAATTTTTTCTGAATGCAAACCAATTGAGTGACGACATTTACTTTGCCCACTGCTCAGCTCAGAGGTCAGCAATACAATACCATAATATGAAAATGCATTCCCAAAGAACAGCAACCATAGGCTAAGGGTGGTTCTAATCAGTTTCGATGAGAAGAGCATAAGTAACGCTGAAAATCCTGCTCTAAGAACGTTGGGTTTTTTCCCTATTGGGCAAAGTAAACTGTTATCCTCTGATGGAGCATATACTTCATCAACCCCTATACTTTGATCACAAACAAGCACGCCAGAAGGGAGGCTTTTCTGGTTTTGTCTTGCTATTTTCTCCAGGATTTTCTGTGCATCAGTTATTCTACCTTTCGTGCATAAATACCTGGGGGACTCTGGTGTAGGACCATAAAAGAGAAGTGCCATAAAAGATGGTACAGATGATACTGCAAGTAGCCACCTCCAATTTAATCTTGGCATGATAATCTGCAGTAGAATGACAAAAAGAGAAGTATCAATAGTTCCCCATCTGTCCTACATTTACTGCTTCTTAGAAacttgaaatgaaatgaaattccAGACTTGGATGATACTATAATTAAAAATAGTCCATGATATAATGATGATGAAAGGTCAACAGAAAGGGGGATACGTGCCAAGTGGCAC
This DNA window, taken from Rhododendron vialii isolate Sample 1 chromosome 8a, ASM3025357v1, encodes the following:
- the LOC131297887 gene encoding organic cation/carnitine transporter 7-like isoform X1, coding for MPRLNWRWLLAVSSVPSFMALLFYGPTPESPRYLCTKGRITDAQKILEKIARQNQKSLPSGVLVCDQSIGVDEVYAPSEDNSLLCPIGKKPNVLRAGFSALLMLFSSKLIRTTLSLWLLFFGNAFSYYGIVLLTSELSSGQSKCRHSIGLHSEKIRGSSLYVDVFITSLAEFPGLVLSAILVDRIGRKLSMVIMFAMGCIFLLPLVFHQKEILTTCLLFGVRMCIMGTITVANIYAPEIYPTSIRATGYGLVSAVGRIGGMICPLVAVGLVTGCHQTAAILLFEAVMVVSGVSVMLLPLETNGRELTDIVAVPE